From Candidatus Limnocylindrales bacterium, the proteins below share one genomic window:
- a CDS encoding CapA family protein, with protein MGHLITLAIAGDVMLGRMVNRIISLKGFAYPWGNTLPVLRKADLFCINLECALTAETRPWHDGEYKAFYFRAEPSVVATLIAGRVNFASLANNHTCDFGTAGLLLIFA; from the coding sequence ATGGGTCACCTTATAACTCTTGCAATTGCTGGAGATGTCATGCTAGGCCGTATGGTAAATAGGATCATCTCCTTAAAAGGATTCGCTTATCCTTGGGGTAATACCTTACCTGTCCTACGAAAGGCGGATCTCTTTTGCATCAATCTGGAATGTGCTCTGACTGCTGAGACCCGACCCTGGCATGACGGTGAGTATAAAGCTTTTTACTTTCGGGCTGAGCCCAGCGTGGTTGCTACCCTGATAGCGGGTCGCGTCAACTTTGCTTCCCTGGCCAATAATCACACCTGTGATTTTGGCACCGCGGGCTTGTTACTGATCTTTGCATAA